tcataaaaaattattttttctcttaatttttttttttgcttctaggTATGCAACATTTGTACAAGACCCAACTGCAAACTTATGCTCAAAAAAGAAATCTCCCTCTACCAATGTATTCTTTTGAAAGCATTGGCCCCTCTCATAACTGTCGCTTCAAGTCTAAGGTTACAATTGAGGGACAAACCTATGAGAGTCCAGATTTTTTCCCCACATTAAAGGATGCTGAACATGCAGCTGCAAAATTAGCTTTGATGTCATTATCTCCAGCTGGATTTCAGGAGGCTAGTCTTCTAAAATACCTCTTCCCAGTTTAGAGTTTGTGTACCTTGATAAATATGTTGTTTGctctaatttattttgttctatTGTAGGATGATTATGGTGTCTACAAAAATCTCTTGCAAGAAATGGCTCGAAAAGAAGGTTATCAGTTACCAGTTTATAGTACGGAAAAATCTGGTGTATCCCATATGCCAACATTTCTTTCAACTGTGGAAATAGAAGGAGAAACTTTTGAAGGTCAAAAAGCAAAAACCAAGAAGCTGGCAGAGATGAATGCAGCGAAGGCTGCTTACACCTGTCTTAAAGAGCGTAAGTAATTGCTTTCTTTTAATAAGCATTGTTGAAATATCCTTATACACTTGAGTCCTTTGTCATAATTGTGTGCGTATACCCACCCAATAGTTCATGCCCATTATTTGATATATAGGGAGAAGGATGGCTGTAGGAGTATTGTTGTACGGTATACTCACGATCCTTCTCAGATAATGATAATGTTTTTCATTGGGGCTGAAGTTAGTGATGATCTTTAGTGAGCATCCAGAATTTGAACATTGCGTCTACACagtaaataaaattcttttaccTTGGAGAACATATAAACTTCAGGAGTTAATAATTCTTATTTCATGTCGGTAGTGAATGATTTCATTTACTTAGTTCTTATCAATCCTTATGTAGATACTGAATGAGACTTCATATTTTTGAGGTTTTAGCATGAAAATTGGAGTGCTTAGATATCTCTAGATGTCTATTTAGGTGGTAGTTTTTTAGGACTTTCATTCCTCAATTTGATGTGGATgtttatttcaaataatgaagTGGGAGAA
This genomic interval from Vitis riparia cultivar Riparia Gloire de Montpellier isolate 1030 unplaced genomic scaffold, EGFV_Vit.rip_1.0 scaffold819_pilon_pilon, whole genome shotgun sequence contains the following:
- the LOC117910692 gene encoding double-stranded RNA-binding protein 1-like, whose amino-acid sequence is MNKTRLQELCHRKRWNPPEYSTRKDGPPHNPTFTATVTVGGLSFPTDHPARSAKEAQSNAAGLAIQYLTDPKPPPLADSLSAITDVKNIPATKGTSQPEIQATSQSHQAHEAFLVTRDDKKLDSSSASNIVNNVPATKGTLQVQIQETCQTPEGMQHLYKTQLQTYAQKRNLPLPMYSFESIGPSHNCRFKSKVTIEGQTYESPDFFPTLKDAEHAAAKLALMSLSPAGFQEDDYGVYKNLLQEMARKEGYQLPVYSTEKSGVSHMPTFLSTVEIEGETFEGQKAKTKKLAEMNAAKAAYTCLKERK